Proteins encoded within one genomic window of Setaria italica strain Yugu1 chromosome IV, Setaria_italica_v2.0, whole genome shotgun sequence:
- the LOC101783108 gene encoding kinesin-like protein KIN-13B isoform X1, with protein sequence MSGAAAIGSRSGRWATASSSSSAATAVVQPQAEYGRRTWALEPPMAAAGAAAADGEYSPGLLDLHSLDTELLTDMPAAGSYDTDTAFYYDGDQSFNESSFATSNPNTVSKSSSVAKIKVVVRKRPLNKKEISRKEEDIITVDAYANSLTVHETKLKVDLTEYMERHEFVFDAVLDDDVSNDKVYNETVEPIIPAIFQRTKATCFAYGQTGSGKTYTMQPLPLKASQDILRLIHYTYRSQGFQLFVSFFEIYGGKLFDLLNKKRKLCMREDGKQQVCIVGLQEYRVSDVEMIKELIERGNACRSTGTTGANEESSRSHAILQLAIKKVVEGKESSRVVGKLSFIDLAGSERGADTTDNDKQTRIEGAEINKSLLALKECIRALDNDQVHIPFRGSKLTEVLRDSFIGNSRTVMISCISPNSGSCEHTLNTLRYADRVKSLSKVGTKKDDPLPPASNMRESSPGPPLSNLDYCDASDELKRYGLKKTAQDDSLLSNISRVPSGRFVTQGPLPYLNHVNEPSRSSAKGNGYELSEEGSEPDIPLQKSSRAPTNSTSSIDGTRKTATQMQWKSTPEVHANGLDADDVLDALLKEEEDLVIAHRKQVQESITILREEMKLLEEADQPGNQLDEYITRMSFIISKKAAGLMNLQARLARFQQCLSEQNVLVNQSDL encoded by the exons atgagcggcgcggcggcgatcgGCAGCCGCAGCGGGAGAtgggccaccgcctcctcctcttcgtcggCGGCGACCGCCGTGGTGCAGCCGCAG GCGGAGTACGGGAGGCGGACGTGGGCGCTTGAACCCCCGAtggcagcggcgggggcggcggcggctgatgGGGAGTACAGCCCTGGGCTCCTTGACCTCCACTCCCTCGACACCGAGCTCCTCACCGAT ATGCCTGCTGCAGGATCTTACGACACAGATACAGCTTTCTATTATGATGGGGACCAAAGCTTCAACGAGTCAAGCTTTGCCACAAGTAACCCAAACACTGTTTCAAAGTCGAGTTCCGTGGCCAAAATAAAAGTAGTG GTGAGGAAAAGGCCTCTGAATAAGAAGGAAATATCTCGAAAGGAAGAAGATATCATCACAGTAGATGCATATGCCAACTCTCTCACTGTGCATGAGACAAAACTCAAG GTTGACTTAACAGAATACATGGAGAGGCATGAGTTTGTGTTTGATGCTGTTTTGGATGATGATGTATCAAATGATAAG GTTTACAATGAAACGGTGGAACCCATTATTCCTGCCATTTTCCAGCGAACAAAGGCTACATGTTTTGCCTACGGTCAGACAG GTAGTGGGAAAACGTATACCATGCAGCCACTACCCCTTAAAGCATCCCAGGATATTTTGAGACTAATACATTATACATACAGAAGCCAAGGCTTTCAATTGTTTGTCAGCTTCTTTGAGATTTATGGTGGAAAGCTTTTCGATCTTCTTAATAAGAAAAG GAAACTCTGCATGAGGGAGGATGGTAAACAACAAGTGTGCATTGTGGGATTACAAGAGTATAGAGTTTCAGACGTTGAAATGATAAAGGAGCTCATTGAGAGAGGAAATGCTTGCAGAAGCACGGGAACTACTGGTGCAAATGAGGAGTCCTCCAGATCTCATGCAATACTTCAGCTTGCTATTAAAAAGGTGGTTGAGGGTAAGGAGTCTTCTCGAGTTGTTGGGAAGTTGTCCTTCATTGATCTTGCTGGCAGCGAGCGTGGTGCAGATACGACTGATAATGACAAGCAAACGAG AATTGAAGGTGCTGAAATCAACAAAAGTTTGCTTGCTCTAAAGGAATGTATCAGAGCTCTTGACAACGATCAAGTTCATATTCCTTTCAGAGGAAGCAAACTAACAGAAGTTTTGCGAGATTCATTTATTGGAAACTCACGGACTGTGATGATCTCCTGCATTTCTCCAAATTCTGGATCATGCGAACACACACTAAATACACTGAGATATGCTGACAG AGTCAAAAGCCTTTCTAAAGTAGGCACCAAGAAGGATGATCCACTTCCACCAGCCTCAAATATGAGAGAATCAAGTCCTGGGCCTCCTTTATCGAACCTTGATTACTGCGATGCTTCTGACGAGCTCAAAAGATATGGACTAAAGAAAACTGCACAAGATGATTCTTTACTTTCTAACATAAGCCGTGTTCCTAGTGGGAGGTTTGTTACACAAGGACCATTACCATACTTAAATCACGTTAATGAGCCCTCAAGGAGTTCCGCAAAAGGTAATGGCTATGAGTTATCAGAAGAGGGGTCTGAGCCAGATATACCCTTACAGAAAAGCAGTAGAGCTCCAACAAACTCAACTTCATCCATAGATGGAACCAGAAAGACTGCAACTCAAATGCAGTGGAAAAGTACACCTGAAGTACATGCTAATGGTCTGGATGCAGATGATGTGCTAGATGCCCTCTTGAAG gaggaagaagatctgGTAATTGCTCACCGCAAACAAGTGCAGGAGAGTATTACCATCCTTAGAGAG GAGATGAAGCTGTTAGAGGAAGCAGACCAGCCAGGCAATCAGTTAGATGAGTACATAACAAGAATGAGCTTTATCATATCCAAGAAAGCAGCTGGTCTTATGAATTTGCAGGCACGCTTAGCACGTTTTCAACAGTGCCTTTCGGAGCAGAATGTTCTCGTAAATCAAAGCGATTTGTGA
- the LOC101783108 gene encoding kinesin-like protein KIN-13B isoform X2, whose translation MSGAAAIGSRSGRWATASSSSSAATAVVQPQAEYGRRTWALEPPMAAAGAAAADGEYSPGLLDLHSLDTELLTDVRKRPLNKKEISRKEEDIITVDAYANSLTVHETKLKVDLTEYMERHEFVFDAVLDDDVSNDKVYNETVEPIIPAIFQRTKATCFAYGQTGSGKTYTMQPLPLKASQDILRLIHYTYRSQGFQLFVSFFEIYGGKLFDLLNKKRKLCMREDGKQQVCIVGLQEYRVSDVEMIKELIERGNACRSTGTTGANEESSRSHAILQLAIKKVVEGKESSRVVGKLSFIDLAGSERGADTTDNDKQTRIEGAEINKSLLALKECIRALDNDQVHIPFRGSKLTEVLRDSFIGNSRTVMISCISPNSGSCEHTLNTLRYADRVKSLSKVGTKKDDPLPPASNMRESSPGPPLSNLDYCDASDELKRYGLKKTAQDDSLLSNISRVPSGRFVTQGPLPYLNHVNEPSRSSAKGNGYELSEEGSEPDIPLQKSSRAPTNSTSSIDGTRKTATQMQWKSTPEVHANGLDADDVLDALLKEEEDLVIAHRKQVQESITILREEMKLLEEADQPGNQLDEYITRMSFIISKKAAGLMNLQARLARFQQCLSEQNVLVNQSDL comes from the exons atgagcggcgcggcggcgatcgGCAGCCGCAGCGGGAGAtgggccaccgcctcctcctcttcgtcggCGGCGACCGCCGTGGTGCAGCCGCAG GCGGAGTACGGGAGGCGGACGTGGGCGCTTGAACCCCCGAtggcagcggcgggggcggcggcggctgatgGGGAGTACAGCCCTGGGCTCCTTGACCTCCACTCCCTCGACACCGAGCTCCTCACCGAT GTGAGGAAAAGGCCTCTGAATAAGAAGGAAATATCTCGAAAGGAAGAAGATATCATCACAGTAGATGCATATGCCAACTCTCTCACTGTGCATGAGACAAAACTCAAG GTTGACTTAACAGAATACATGGAGAGGCATGAGTTTGTGTTTGATGCTGTTTTGGATGATGATGTATCAAATGATAAG GTTTACAATGAAACGGTGGAACCCATTATTCCTGCCATTTTCCAGCGAACAAAGGCTACATGTTTTGCCTACGGTCAGACAG GTAGTGGGAAAACGTATACCATGCAGCCACTACCCCTTAAAGCATCCCAGGATATTTTGAGACTAATACATTATACATACAGAAGCCAAGGCTTTCAATTGTTTGTCAGCTTCTTTGAGATTTATGGTGGAAAGCTTTTCGATCTTCTTAATAAGAAAAG GAAACTCTGCATGAGGGAGGATGGTAAACAACAAGTGTGCATTGTGGGATTACAAGAGTATAGAGTTTCAGACGTTGAAATGATAAAGGAGCTCATTGAGAGAGGAAATGCTTGCAGAAGCACGGGAACTACTGGTGCAAATGAGGAGTCCTCCAGATCTCATGCAATACTTCAGCTTGCTATTAAAAAGGTGGTTGAGGGTAAGGAGTCTTCTCGAGTTGTTGGGAAGTTGTCCTTCATTGATCTTGCTGGCAGCGAGCGTGGTGCAGATACGACTGATAATGACAAGCAAACGAG AATTGAAGGTGCTGAAATCAACAAAAGTTTGCTTGCTCTAAAGGAATGTATCAGAGCTCTTGACAACGATCAAGTTCATATTCCTTTCAGAGGAAGCAAACTAACAGAAGTTTTGCGAGATTCATTTATTGGAAACTCACGGACTGTGATGATCTCCTGCATTTCTCCAAATTCTGGATCATGCGAACACACACTAAATACACTGAGATATGCTGACAG AGTCAAAAGCCTTTCTAAAGTAGGCACCAAGAAGGATGATCCACTTCCACCAGCCTCAAATATGAGAGAATCAAGTCCTGGGCCTCCTTTATCGAACCTTGATTACTGCGATGCTTCTGACGAGCTCAAAAGATATGGACTAAAGAAAACTGCACAAGATGATTCTTTACTTTCTAACATAAGCCGTGTTCCTAGTGGGAGGTTTGTTACACAAGGACCATTACCATACTTAAATCACGTTAATGAGCCCTCAAGGAGTTCCGCAAAAGGTAATGGCTATGAGTTATCAGAAGAGGGGTCTGAGCCAGATATACCCTTACAGAAAAGCAGTAGAGCTCCAACAAACTCAACTTCATCCATAGATGGAACCAGAAAGACTGCAACTCAAATGCAGTGGAAAAGTACACCTGAAGTACATGCTAATGGTCTGGATGCAGATGATGTGCTAGATGCCCTCTTGAAG gaggaagaagatctgGTAATTGCTCACCGCAAACAAGTGCAGGAGAGTATTACCATCCTTAGAGAG GAGATGAAGCTGTTAGAGGAAGCAGACCAGCCAGGCAATCAGTTAGATGAGTACATAACAAGAATGAGCTTTATCATATCCAAGAAAGCAGCTGGTCTTATGAATTTGCAGGCACGCTTAGCACGTTTTCAACAGTGCCTTTCGGAGCAGAATGTTCTCGTAAATCAAAGCGATTTGTGA